The Equus caballus isolate H_3958 breed thoroughbred chromosome 28, TB-T2T, whole genome shotgun sequence region CTGCATCGTCCGTGTTTCAGACTCAAAGACGTGTCTTGGCCGATGCAGCGAGTTGAAGCAGGGGTGGTGTGGGCCCTGGAAGCCGGCGTTCACTTACTCGTCCATGACTTATTCAAGGAGCAGAGAGCCCTCGCTGGGTGCTGGGCACCAGGTGGGTGAGGACAGAATCAGGTCCAAATCTCGGCCTGGCCACCTtcgagctgtgtgatcttaggcaggTTGTTtgccctttctgagcctcaggctgCTCACCTGTAACATGAGGGTGATGAACTCTCCCTCACAGAGGTTTTGGGAGGAGTCAAGGGGAAAAGTGGGCATGCAGCACGTGACCCACGCTGGTGCTCACAGGTGCCTTGTTCTCATCATTATTACTGAGACCTAAGATCACCAGGCATAAGCCGCTTCCCAGTCATTGTCTCGTGAAATGCTCAAAATCATCCTACAGGCCAGGACTTCATCCGCTGGggacaggtggggaaactgaggtttagagaggtcGCATGACGTGCTCAAGGCCGTGTGGCTACTAGGTGGAGGAGGCATGTTGAGCTAGCCTGCCTGATGCCAACTCTCTGAGTTCCTACTATGCGTTAGGCTCTAgtccaggcactggggatgtgCACTGACCAAGACACGCAAGACCCCGGCCCTCATGGAAATCGTCTTTATTATTATTCGAACAAGTCCGCACAGGTGCACAACTCACTCACCCGTCTCCAGCCCTGCAGGGAAGCGTAGGGTGAATTCACTGGGTTTGAACCATATGCGCCCACATTAGCTACGTGACCTCGAACAAGGGATTTAACCCTCGGGCCTCAAGTCTCCCGCTCTGGAAAATGGGAGAATAACAAAACATCCCCGCAGAGCCAGTGGAGCGCTAAGTCAGTGATGCTGCGCGAAGGGCTCAGTGCCCCTAAACGTCAGCGGGCGGGGTGATGGGTCACGCAGAGGGGGCCCACGAGGGAGGCCGGGCGCCGGCCTGTGGACTCACCACCCGGGTTTTCCCTCCTGCAGGCGACGTCTTCATCCTGGTGTTCAGCCTGGATAACCGGGAGTCCTTCGACGAGGTCAAGCGGCTCCAGAAACAGATCCTGGAGGTCAAGTCGTGCCTGAAGAACAAGACCAAGGAGGCGGCCGAGCTGCCCATGGTCATCTGCGGCAACAAGAACGACCACGGCGAGCTCTGCCGCCAGGTGCCCGCCACCGAGGCCGAGCTGCTGGTGTCGGGCGACGAGAACTGCGCCTACTTCGAGGTGTCGGCCAAGAAGAACACCAACGTGGACGAGATGTTCTACGTGCTCTTCAGCATGGCCAAGCTGCCGCACGAGATGAGCCCGGCCCTGCACCGCAAGATCTCCGTGCAGTACGGCGACGCCTTCCACCCCAGGCCATTCTGCATGCGCCGCGTCAAGGAGATGGACGCCTACGGCATGGTGTCACCCTTCGCCCGCCGGCCCAGCGTCAACAGTGACCTCAAGTACATCAAGGCCAAGGTCCTTCGGGAGGGCCAGGCCCGAGAGCGGGACAAGTGCACCATCCAGTGagcaggagggaggctggggggggggggtgcgccTTGGGTGGTGCCTTACGGGATGGCCCCCGATGTCCCCTGGACAAGACCCCACGGCAGTCGTGTTCAGTGACCTTGGGCACCAGCCTGGAGGACCCCGGCCTCTGACCTTGGACGTTCTCCTGCCTTCCCActgcttccctcttctccacGGCTCCCCCGTGGTTTCGTCTCCTCCGTGGGGAGATGGGTCTCTGCGGGGCAGGAAACAAGGTCGGGGGACACCCTGGGCTTATGCGGGGACCCCTGTCGGAGCTTTCCTGTCCTTGGGATGCAAGAAACAGCGATGCCAGAGGGGCTGGGACCCCCGCCTCCAACAGCGCCCCCTGGAACAGTCACAGATTGAAAACAACGCCCAGAGCCAGAGGGGAGAGGTGGCCGCTCTCCTGGTGTAAGACCCAGCTTGGTTTAGGTGGCGGCTGGGAGACCCCCCCACCCTGAAAATCTTGCCTTCTGGCTCAGCTGtttctcccccagccccccagctgTCCCTGACATGGAGCAGGGGCGTCTGTGTGTCCAAAGGGAGGCCGGCCACATCTCCCAGACCACGTCCACCTCCTGGACTGCCCTCCTCCACCTCTTTGCCCCGCTTCCTCTCGTCCGCTGGCTGTGCTTTGTGGCTGCAGCTGTTTTCATGTCATGCGTAGCGGTAGAAGTGGATGTTACTGTACTGTGCAAGCCTGGTGACCCCTCGCTGGCTAGGCCCCTACCCAAGTGCAATACGCGGCCTCCACTGGGGACGGCCCGCGTCCGGATGGGGTCCCGTGGCCCATCTGCAGCTGGACAGCTTCACCGTGGACCCCTGCATGGTGGGGCAGGCAGGCCGGGCCGCGGCTCCTGCCCCCATTTCACGGAGGGGGAGGCTGAGACTCAGAGGGGAAGTGACGAGCGCCAGCCCTGGCGCCCTCGAGTGCCAGGCTGTCCTCCACTGTGCTCGTTCCTCagacatttatggagcacctgctgGGTGCAGGGCCCACCGTGTGCTGGGAAGCAAAGAAGGTGAGCAGTGCACTTTCCGCCCCCCAGGCCAGGGCGCTCCCCGGCCCGGCCTCTGTCCCTTCACCGGCCCAGCCCTGCTGTCCACTGCCTTCTGCACACCAGCTGTTGGGAGGCGTGGAGGAGCAGCTGGGAGCCTGAGCTGAGCCCGGGAGAGGCAGGTGATAAAAGCTCCCGGTGGGTCTTTTCCCTTGTACCTGGGAGTGGACGTGCTGGACGCCAGGCGTggcaggatctgaacctgtagaCCAAAAACTCTTGTCATCAGCTCTTAAACACGTTTTGTATCTTAATCTCTTTGAAAATATTGACGTTTAGGGCTGCAAAGAGCCTTGGAGATCATCTAGTGAATCattctgaggcccagagatggggaggagcttgcctcaggtcacacagcaagtctcTGAGTGGCAGAAGCAGGACCAGGTCTGGGCCTTCAGCACACACTGTGATGGGCCCCTCTCCTGAGGCTGCCTCAGCCCCTGGGGCCTTCAGAGATTTGAGGCGTCTTCTCCTGACCCTCTCCCTGAGTCTGTCTGGGAGGGCTCCTGGGGATTCTGTGTACATTGTGCCCATGTACATACATGTACGCACgtgaacacacacatatacacgtgCTCCGGCCCCAGCTCTGCACCCCCTACACCCCAAGGCAGCAGCTCTGACCCTGCTTCTGTGTCCCCGCCCGGCCCCTGCCTGACCCTTCGAAGCGGACCAGGTACCTTGGCCAGGACAGGTGTGTGGCCTGGTCTCACCCAGTCACGCGCTCCCTGCCTCAGATCTCTGTGTACACTACCGATTAAAGTGGGTTCGTTTCTAAGCTGTGTCCTTGACCATGTGTATTTTCTGCATTTCCAAGAGGAGGTGCACCTCTTCCCCCACTGAAGCTGGCCTCTCCCGCCCCGGACTGCACTGCCCCAGGCCCTCGCCCTGCGCGTCCACGCTGAGGCAGTCTTCAAGCTTCAgtaggtgggggcgggggcaccCAGGATGGGAGGTTGTGCCCTTTATTGGGCCCTGGCCCCTCTGGGCCGCCCAGGGTTATGTGTGTTGAGTTGTCTGTGTCCCTCTGGAGGGGTGGCCAGGTCAGACAGGAGTGGGCCCCCTGGACTGTCAGCCTTTTGGGGTTCCCACTTGGACCGTTAGCCCTTTGGGGTCACCATATGTGTGAGTTCTGTGTGGCTCCTGTGgagtgttgatttttttcccctgggacatttggcaatgtctgcaaACATTCTTGATTGTCAAGATTTGGGGGCTGCTACTAGCCTCtgctgggtagaggccagggatgctgctgaacccCCTCCAGAGCCCAGGAGAGCCCCACGATAAGGAGTGGTCTGGCCCAAATGTCACGAGTGGGCAGCCTCACTTGGGCTGTTGACCCTCAAGGTGGGGACATGGCTCACGTCTGTGTACGGTTGATACGACGTACAGCTTTCTGGACAGTATTTAATAAACACTGCACAGGCCGAGTGTGCCCTCGTGTGAATGAGACGGGCTGTGGGTGGGGATGGCAGGTGCAGGTGGCAGGAGAAGGTCTTGTCCCCGTGCAGCCCCGAACGTGCCGCCTCCCACGGTCCTCCTTGGGTGGAGGGAGGAAACGGGAATCAGCGTGCACCTGCAGTGTGCTTTACGCGTCGCGTCTCACGTCAGCCTCGAATCTTCTCACTCCGTGAGGATCATGATCCTCAGGTTGGCCCTGTGTTCAGTATCTGTCCAAGATGGCACGGCCGCTGAAGTGCAGAAGGGGATTCGAAACCAGAGGCCACCTTAGCTCCATGCGGGAGAGGAAGGAGTTGGCATCTGGGAGATGGAGATGCGTCTGTGCTTCTGATCAATGGGCAAAAGGCCCTGAGCATGCAGATGCTCGGCCTGGAGATGGATGGGTTCCGAGAGAAGTCCCTTCCTGCCAGGAGCTCACGACCCAGAGGGAGAGGTCTGCACATGCACGTTCACAAAGCCAGGTGAGACTGGCTCTGGTGGAGGCATagccagaggggctgggggtggggagctgggggagagCTCCTCCCTCCGTCCACCTGGgagcccagctcctccctctgtccACCTGGgagcccagctcctccctctgtccATCTGAAGCCCAGCTGCCCTCCTATCCTTTTCCTACACCAGCCAGAGAAGGTCAGTGTGGGAGGCAAGTCACCTTGATGCTTCCCCAGTCCTGGTTTCTGTCGTTTTGAGACGTGGGGGTGAAGACCCCCTTCTCCATCGTGGACCAGTGCCGCACCATCAGAAGGGCTAGCGGGGAGGCAGCTGGGTGTGCTGGACCATGGGGCCCACCTCTGCCACCCCCTCCCTCCGGGTGGCCAGTGAATGAGTCACGTCCTCCCCAGgcttcagtctcttcatctctaagtgggagatggggagaagggcAGCTGGACCAGACAACACAGGCACAGCCCCTTGCAGGCCCATGTTCTCTGCAGGAAGGAATTAATATTCCTATTACATAACCCACAACATTCCGATCGTTGCTAAACAGAACACGCTCGctccagccccggccccagccccgtGTCCCGCATCCCACAGACTCGCCCTGGAATGGGGCGAGCGAGCAAAGGGCTTCAGCAGAGGAGGGCGACTTCTCTGACCAGTCTCTTCTTAGCCCTGGGATGGAGGGTGGAGTAAGATGGTAGGAAAATTCTGCTCACGGGAAGACCGTTCAGAGACGAGCTCAGGACAGCCAGCTCCCTTCCCGGCCCCTGGAAGGAAGCTGGGAATCTGATTTCAGAGAATTCTGCGCTGCAAACTCTAAATACTTGTTCTGTtccacctctctgaacctgtcACTGACTCAAAAGAAAAACCAGTCTCCATCAGGGCTTGGTGGGGGCTGACGGGAGGCCAGCTGGGGCTCAGAAGCAAAGGCTGCTGGGaacaggagaagggaaagagagttgATCTTTGTTGAAGACCTACTATgcaccaagcactgtgctaggcatgtTCCCTGCATCCTCTCATTGGATCCTCATGGCAAATGTATGTGGAAGGATTATGTATCCCTTTTTGCatatgagggaactgaggctcagagaggtaaagccacttgcccaaggttgcacagccagtaagtggcagagctgcgCTAGAATCCACATCTGACTGCAGAGCCTGTTTTTTCCCCAGAGCATTCATAACTGAGGGGCTTCCTCAGTTATGAGAGAGCTTTCATGAACAGCTGCGGAGCTGTTCTCCAGAGGGAGAGGCCAGCCAGGTTGGGGTGCGATGTCTGAACTTGGTCAGAGAACTTGGGCAGGTGTGATTCAGAGGGAGTGAGATGCCCGACCCTTCGTATCAAAAGGCCCAGCCACTGTAACAGGAGAACTCGGCTTCTTTTTCGTGGAAAAGTCCGAGATGAGGGTGCTAGGCCAAAGGGTGGCTCTGCCTGACCTGGTCACTCAAGCGTCCGGGTTTCAGGTTCCTTCACATCTAAGACCCTGTTCTTTTCAGGGCCCCAGACACATCCCTCCCAGTCACTTTCCACTGGCAAGACTCAGTCTCGTGCTCATGGATGAGAAGGGCTGGGAAACAGAGGTCCTTGCAGGCTGCCCATGCCAATGGCGACTGGCTACTGGAAAAAGAGGAGGGACGCTCTTGCTGGCCAGCCATCGGTCTCCACCCGGTGGCCCTCCTGTATCCAGTCCAGGCCTCAGGACACCCTATGCAAGCTGACTTCAACTCAGTGGACGCAGCCAGAAGCAGCCCTGACCTCCCACTGCTTCTTTAAAACagctctgggctttattttcccctccctcGAGGAAGACTTGGACTGTCTCACGATTTTTCTCATCTATGCTAAATCCACTTCAGGTGGCAAATGCAGCCCCAATTAAAAGTCCTTGGCCCGTGTGACGATCAACGTTTCCGTCTTCATTCCAAGGAAAGCCTTTCTGTCTTTCCCCCAGCTGAGGTCTACTGCGCACAAAAAGCCAGAATCCGGGGAAGAGAAGAGTgggcagattcttttttttcactcttcATCTTCCCTTTTAACTAATTCCGGTTTCTCTCTCCTCCGTTCTTGGGAGGCGGGTCTGGGGGCGGAGGGGGAGAGGTCAAGGGAGCAGGGAGTTCTTACCTGCCCGGTGCTATGGTATTGTGGTGAGATGGCGTCACGCTCAGAGCATAGTCGATGTTTAACGATGGTGTTAAAATCTCACGGGTAATTTTGTAGACTTGCGGAGACCATCCCGCCAACACTGGGAATCTCTCCGCTGTGGGCGTCTTGCTGGAACACTGTGCATCTCTTTTTGGGTTGCTTCCTTAGTCCTGCAGCCCCCGGGAATGTTCCAATACCTGTAGGTTCCTTGTGCTGAGGCCTCTTGCTCCTCCAGGGTGCTCTCTTGGCAGGGCATCCCCAGGGCAGCTTTATCTCATGGTTATCCCACATCTGGTCCACAGGAAACTCACATCCTTTGCCCCCATCAACCCTAAGTATAATTTGGTCTGAGTTCAGTAAGGATCTTTAGCGTCTAACCAAGTCTACCACCCATTAGATTTATCAGGCAGAGGACAAATAGTGGCCACAGAGCACTCAGTTACAGGGACGCCCATCAAGCACTCTAGGCTTGAGACGAGGGACAGACACTCTCGTAGCACACCAGGGCGCTCTCCAAAAATTCTCTTTCCCAAGAAATTCTCTTTCTACTGACTCCTTTATGTCTTTGACATGGGTGAGAAATACGAGGGCCAAGTAGTTGAGTTTTGGCCATATGCATTGAAAATTTCACCTTGGTTTGGCACCTTGCTATGGAATCTGAGATCAGTCTTATTAGGGTCTCCGGTGGAATGAAGGGAAGAGAGCCAGGATCCTGTGCCAGGTGGAAGGGGACTGGGGATGGCCCTCAGGGAGGGACTCCAGCCTCATCTAGGAAATGGAACACCAGACAGGAAAGTGAGTCAGAGCCCAGGGTAAGGACTGAACCAACCCAGATATCCCGGGCACGCACCTCATGTGCATCTCAACAAGAGAGGCGAGCATTCTAACTCTTAATAACCTGGACTGTAGTCTGAGACCATCTGGATCCGAATCTCGGCTCTGCTGTTTTCAGGTTGAAGgtccttgggcaaattactttttGTATGGGTCAGCTATTGCTgcaataatgctgtgtaacaaaccgcTCCCAAAGGTTTCTTCTCATCCTTACCGGACCCCAGGTCAACTGCAGTTTGAGTGGTCTAAGCCAGTCGTTGCTACGCTTGACTTCAATgctgatcctgtctttatttaaaattttgatgtttcGTTCATTGTGGATGTCTTATTCTGttttggctgctataacaaaaataccatgaACTGGATATTCACAACATACTCATATCACAACATAAACTGGCtgatataaacaacaaaaatttatttctcagagttctggaggctggaaagtccaagatcaaggtgacagCCGATTCAACGTCTGGTGAGGATTCGCTTCCTGGTTTATAGACGGtcatcttctcgctgtgtcctcacatggtggaaggggcaagggggctctctggggtcttctttataagggcactaatcccactcaggagggctccaccctcatgatctaatcatctcccaaaggccccacctcctaataccaccatgttgggggttaggtttcaatgtatgaattttggggagatgcaaacattcagtctacagcaggGGATTTTTTTgcgttactttttatttt contains the following coding sequences:
- the RASD2 gene encoding GTP-binding protein Rhes codes for the protein MMKTLSSGNCALSVPAKNSYRMVVLGASRVGKSSIVSRFLNGRFDDQYTPTIEDFHRKVYNIRGDMYQLDILDTSGNHPFPAMRRLSILTGDVFILVFSLDNRESFDEVKRLQKQILEVKSCLKNKTKEAAELPMVICGNKNDHGELCRQVPATEAELLVSGDENCAYFEVSAKKNTNVDEMFYVLFSMAKLPHEMSPALHRKISVQYGDAFHPRPFCMRRVKEMDAYGMVSPFARRPSVNSDLKYIKAKVLREGQARERDKCTIQ